A DNA window from Aminipila luticellarii contains the following coding sequences:
- the rbsC gene encoding ribose ABC transporter permease has protein sequence MKWTSNRSIKDVVQKNKPLIVLLILCIAMAFLSDSFFTWRNFLTVLRQTSINAVIATGMTFAILIGGIDLSVGSVLAICGAIAANLIASGVDMILTILITLFLGLAIGIVNGLLISKGRLQPFIATLGTMTLLRGCTLVYTQGKPIGTGGGADSLLFGKIGSGYIFALPVPVYIMIIVFIAAYYILKHLRMGRYIYALGSNEEATVYSGIKTDKVKIFVYGASGLLASLAGIIVTARLGSAQPNAGSGYELDAIAAVVLGGTSMSGGIGSIGGTAIGALIIGILNNALNLLQVPSYYQNVAKGAVILFAVLLDRKQKAAR, from the coding sequence TTGAAATGGACGTCTAACAGAAGTATAAAGGATGTGGTACAAAAAAATAAGCCGTTGATCGTACTGCTGATCTTATGTATTGCTATGGCATTTTTAAGCGATAGTTTCTTTACCTGGAGGAATTTTCTTACTGTGCTCAGGCAGACCTCTATCAACGCAGTTATAGCAACGGGCATGACTTTTGCCATTCTGATCGGAGGCATTGATCTTTCCGTGGGCTCCGTATTGGCGATTTGCGGTGCCATTGCCGCCAATTTGATCGCCTCCGGTGTGGATATGATCTTAACGATACTTATTACGTTATTTTTAGGGCTGGCCATAGGCATCGTAAATGGCCTGCTGATAAGCAAGGGAAGACTGCAGCCGTTTATCGCGACCCTGGGTACGATGACACTGCTGCGGGGCTGTACATTAGTTTATACACAGGGAAAGCCTATTGGCACCGGCGGCGGAGCAGACAGTCTCCTGTTCGGGAAGATCGGGTCGGGATACATTTTTGCACTGCCCGTTCCCGTTTATATCATGATTATCGTATTTATCGCCGCATACTATATTTTAAAGCATCTGCGAATGGGAAGATATATCTACGCCCTCGGGTCTAATGAAGAGGCAACGGTTTATTCAGGGATTAAAACGGATAAAGTGAAGATCTTTGTATATGGAGCCTCCGGGCTTCTGGCTTCTTTGGCCGGAATTATCGTAACAGCCAGACTGGGTTCAGCTCAGCCGAATGCCGGGTCCGGATATGAACTGGATGCCATTGCTGCTGTCGTTCTCGGCGGAACCAGTATGTCGGGCGGCATAGGCTCTATTGGGGGCACGGCTATAGGTGCATTGATTATCGGTATTTTGAATAATGCCTTGAATTTATTGCAGGTTCCTTCCTACTATCAGAATGTGGCAAAGGGCGCGGTCATTCTGTTTGCTGTTCTGCTGGACAGAAAACAAAAAGCTGCCAGATAA
- a CDS encoding sugar ABC transporter ATP-binding protein yields MQKKIVTMKGITKEFSGVTVLNQVDFNIYEGRIMALLGENGAGKSTLMKILTGVYEKTAGEIYLNDQPAEFKNTKESQENGIAIIHQELNLIGDLSIGENIFLGREPVNKLGKIDWKRLYKESEKWISMLGLSENPKELVNNISVGKQQLVEIAKALSLDAKIIIMDEPTGALTISETEKLFSVIRKLKEQNHSMVYISHRLEEIFKICDDITVLRDGERIGEVPVSEVTEDKLIEMMVGRRLEEQYPKADSEIGEVIFEVKNLTNSFVQEASFTLRKGETLGIAGLMGSSRTELARTIYGIYKMDRGEIFIHGKKVHINSPRDAIKAGITYVSEDRKTNGIVLGMNVGENITLTSLKSICGRFGHVYKSKEEEVSQEYIKNLSIKTSGTKQLVKYLSGGNQQKVSIAKNLFAEPSILILDEPTRGVDVGAKKEIYNLINKFKKAGVSIIMISSEIPEILGMSDRVLVMHEGCISGILDTEQADQEGIMSLAVGKGV; encoded by the coding sequence ATGCAGAAAAAGATTGTGACCATGAAAGGGATCACCAAGGAATTCTCCGGTGTTACTGTGTTAAATCAAGTGGATTTTAACATTTATGAGGGTCGGATCATGGCACTTTTGGGTGAAAACGGAGCGGGCAAATCTACTCTGATGAAAATCCTGACCGGTGTGTATGAAAAGACTGCAGGGGAAATCTATTTAAACGATCAGCCGGCAGAGTTTAAAAACACAAAGGAATCTCAGGAAAACGGCATAGCGATCATCCATCAGGAATTAAATCTGATAGGGGATTTATCCATAGGTGAAAATATATTTTTAGGCCGGGAACCGGTCAATAAACTGGGTAAAATAGATTGGAAAAGGTTGTACAAGGAGTCCGAAAAATGGATTTCCATGCTGGGCCTTTCCGAAAATCCAAAAGAGCTTGTAAACAATATCAGTGTGGGGAAACAACAGCTGGTGGAAATAGCGAAAGCTTTGTCCTTAGATGCAAAAATTATCATTATGGATGAACCCACCGGAGCTTTGACTATTTCGGAGACAGAAAAGCTTTTCAGTGTCATCCGAAAGCTCAAAGAGCAGAATCACAGCATGGTCTACATTTCTCATAGGTTGGAAGAAATCTTTAAGATCTGCGATGACATAACGGTCCTGCGAGATGGTGAACGGATCGGAGAGGTTCCGGTATCAGAGGTCACTGAAGATAAGCTGATCGAAATGATGGTGGGAAGACGATTGGAAGAGCAGTATCCAAAAGCGGATTCTGAGATTGGTGAAGTGATTTTTGAAGTGAAAAATTTGACCAACAGTTTTGTGCAGGAGGCTTCTTTTACGCTGAGGAAGGGCGAAACACTGGGAATCGCGGGCCTGATGGGTTCCAGCAGAACGGAACTGGCCAGAACCATTTACGGAATTTATAAGATGGATCGGGGAGAAATCTTCATCCACGGGAAAAAGGTTCATATAAACAGCCCCAGAGATGCTATTAAAGCGGGAATTACTTATGTATCCGAGGACAGGAAAACCAACGGAATCGTTTTAGGCATGAACGTGGGGGAGAACATTACCCTGACTTCTTTAAAGAGCATATGCGGAAGATTTGGGCACGTTTATAAGTCAAAAGAAGAAGAGGTCAGTCAGGAATATATTAAAAATTTATCCATAAAGACCAGCGGAACAAAGCAGCTGGTTAAATATTTGAGCGGCGGAAACCAGCAGAAGGTGTCCATTGCGAAAAATCTATTTGCGGAGCCCAGCATTCTCATTTTGGATGAACCCACAAGGGGCGTTGATGTAGGGGCTAAGAAAGAAATATATAATTTGATCAATAAATTTAAAAAAGCAGGTGTAAGCATTATTATGATTTCTTCAGAAATACCGGAGATACTGGGGATGAGCGACAGAGTTCTGGTGATGCATGAAGGATGTATAAGCGGTATTTTAGACACGGAACAGGCTGATCAGGAAGGTATCATGAGTCTGGCTGTAGGGAAGGGTGTGTAA
- the rbsD gene encoding D-ribose pyranase yields MKKTSLLHSEISYCISKLGHKDRLLIGDAGLPVPDGVKRIDLAVSEGIPSFMSVLGAVLSEQKVEKVILAEEIKTASRELHNEILSLLRQSESRLEVEYMPHEEFKKNTETCKCAIRTGEFTSFANIILISGVVF; encoded by the coding sequence ATGAAAAAAACTTCCTTACTGCATTCTGAAATATCGTACTGTATTTCAAAGCTTGGGCACAAGGATCGTTTGCTTATAGGCGATGCGGGCCTGCCGGTTCCGGACGGAGTAAAGCGCATAGATCTGGCCGTATCGGAAGGAATTCCTTCCTTTATGTCTGTGCTGGGGGCGGTTCTGTCCGAACAGAAAGTAGAAAAGGTTATTTTGGCAGAAGAAATTAAAACAGCCAGCAGAGAGCTTCACAATGAGATTTTATCTCTGCTCCGCCAATCAGAGAGCAGGCTTGAGGTGGAATATATGCCTCATGAAGAGTTCAAAAAGAATACGGAAACCTGTAAATGTGCCATAAGGACGGGAGAATTTACGTCCTTCGCAAACATTATTCTGATTTCAGGCGTGGTTTTCTAA
- a CDS encoding LacI family DNA-binding transcriptional regulator, translating to MKKSITIKEIAEEAQVSIATVSMVLNKKDKKISEATRKKIHAIAQKYNYTPNTMARSLITRQTRTIGLIIPDIVNPFFPEIARGVEDKASEFGYSVIYCNTDDKIKREDKYINVLTEKMVDGIIFAHSSDRQLGFDSLDKCKVPILLIDRDYENRNVIGRVVVDNREGAYMATSYLLDRGYRKIAYIAGSITTTTARGRLEGYNQALAEREIPVNEHYIKVGEYKLQWGVEAADQLLHEKEPIDAIFCGNDLIAIGAIRKLKECGLRVPEDIGIVGFDDIYLASLVEPPLTTIKQPNYEMGYKAAELLIKNIEKLRQDKIKHENNSVLVEKNTVFLPTELIVRRSAK from the coding sequence ATGAAGAAAAGCATTACAATAAAAGAAATCGCAGAAGAAGCGCAAGTTTCCATTGCTACGGTTTCTATGGTTCTAAATAAAAAGGATAAAAAAATCAGCGAAGCAACGAGAAAAAAAATTCATGCTATCGCACAAAAATATAATTATACGCCGAACACCATGGCGAGAAGCCTCATTACACGGCAGACCCGCACCATCGGACTGATCATACCGGATATTGTGAATCCGTTCTTCCCTGAGATCGCAAGGGGAGTAGAGGATAAAGCCAGTGAATTTGGATATAGCGTCATATACTGCAATACAGATGACAAAATCAAGAGAGAAGATAAATATATCAACGTATTGACAGAAAAAATGGTGGATGGCATTATTTTTGCGCATTCTTCGGACAGACAACTGGGCTTTGACAGCCTGGACAAGTGCAAGGTTCCCATCCTGCTTATAGACCGGGACTATGAAAACCGAAATGTGATAGGCAGAGTGGTAGTGGATAACAGAGAAGGGGCTTACATGGCTACATCTTATCTGCTGGACAGGGGATACCGAAAAATAGCCTATATTGCCGGCTCCATTACGACCACTACTGCCCGGGGAAGACTGGAGGGGTACAATCAGGCCCTTGCCGAAAGAGAAATTCCTGTCAATGAGCATTACATAAAGGTCGGGGAGTATAAACTGCAATGGGGTGTAGAGGCGGCTGATCAGCTGCTTCATGAGAAAGAGCCCATCGATGCGATTTTCTGCGGAAACGATTTAATTGCCATCGGTGCGATCCGAAAGCTAAAGGAATGCGGTCTACGTGTACCCGAAGATATAGGTATTGTAGGTTTTGATGACATCTATCTGGCCAGCTTGGTGGAGCCGCCGCTTACCACCATAAAACAGCCGAACTATGAAATGGGCTATAAGGCTGCGGAATTATTGATTAAAAACATAGAAAAGCTTCGGCAGGATAAAATAAAACACGAAAATAACAGCGTATTGGTTGAAAAAAACACCGTGTTCCTTCCAACCGAATTGATTGTCCGCCGATCGGCGAAATAA
- a CDS encoding YibE/F family protein, with protein MYKNEFHMKKTTIIKGSAVVLLSLLLFFLIYNNYSLYDSTIAKVTTVQNTFLDSKNSTKGNTENYYKQQIQAIVKNGPHKGQLVHLQNTYGESLVYDNKYSSGTSLFIENLTEGDKDLTANISGVKRDYYVAAVVLILVDLLIMVGGLQGFFTILCLSVNIILFYAMLLLHYNGLNILLLSSIMSVLFSSIVLFLINGRSRTTVIALCATLASIFFVTALSFVVMRFTPDIDYEFLEYLIHPYERSDADMLFLSEILMGCVGAIIDISVTITSCASELLRKDPFITKKALISSCREVSEDITGTMINTVFFTNVSSCIPLFILSIQNEIKFMTVIRYNVFFEVCRFLTGSIGIVAAIPVSILAVYLVYGRRDSTC; from the coding sequence ATGTATAAAAATGAATTTCATATGAAAAAAACAACGATTATCAAGGGCTCTGCCGTTGTGCTGCTCAGTTTACTGCTTTTTTTTCTAATCTATAACAATTATAGTTTATACGATTCTACGATTGCAAAAGTAACAACGGTGCAGAACACCTTTTTAGACAGCAAAAATTCCACAAAAGGAAATACGGAAAACTATTATAAACAGCAGATTCAAGCCATTGTAAAGAACGGTCCCCACAAGGGGCAGCTGGTACATCTCCAAAACACATATGGAGAATCCCTGGTGTACGACAATAAATATTCTTCGGGAACATCTCTTTTTATTGAGAACCTTACCGAAGGTGACAAGGATCTGACCGCCAATATTTCAGGAGTCAAACGGGATTATTATGTAGCGGCAGTGGTTTTGATTCTGGTGGATCTGCTCATTATGGTAGGGGGTCTGCAGGGCTTTTTCACGATTTTGTGCCTTTCCGTAAACATTATTTTATTCTACGCAATGCTCCTTCTGCACTATAACGGACTGAATATTTTACTTCTTTCCTCCATTATGTCCGTACTGTTTTCAAGCATTGTGCTGTTTCTTATCAACGGAAGAAGCCGAACCACCGTTATCGCGCTCTGTGCCACCTTGGCGTCTATATTTTTTGTGACGGCACTGTCGTTTGTGGTCATGCGGTTTACACCGGATATCGACTATGAATTTTTAGAATATTTGATTCATCCCTACGAGCGTTCCGATGCGGACATGCTCTTCCTCTCAGAAATCCTGATGGGCTGTGTGGGGGCCATTATAGATATTTCGGTGACCATTACCTCCTGTGCGTCGGAGCTTTTGAGAAAGGATCCTTTTATAACAAAAAAAGCCCTGATTTCCTCTTGCAGAGAGGTCAGTGAGGATATTACGGGAACGATGATCAACACCGTGTTTTTTACGAATGTATCCTCCTGTATTCCCCTGTTCATTTTATCCATACAGAACGAAATAAAGTTTATGACAGTCATTCGATATAATGTATTTTTTGAAGTTTGCCGGTTCTTGACCGGAAGTATCGGAATTGTCGCCGCTATACCTGTTTCAATTTTGGCGGTTTATCTGGTATACGGGAGGAGAGATTCAACATGCTGA
- a CDS encoding YibE/F family protein translates to MLIVLVLILIVLMLLVGGDKTAKSLVTLSFNCFILLCTIFAINMGLNPLISTVISCVVISLITLFYQNDINIKTKVAFISVLIVIAILFLLIFKIVSMSNIQGFPQDQLSIQDSNGYSRNISRNMMYIQISVILMVFIGAIIDTALAVASALYEIHLNNPDLSKEKIFESGIHIGRDILSSTVHTLFFIYIAEYLTLFIQFVDDSTFVQMINSKEFCQEFISIALSGVGCVLIIPITAFLGSWFYKRHKIAPVESELNN, encoded by the coding sequence ATGCTGATTGTATTAGTTCTTATCCTTATTGTTTTAATGCTTTTGGTGGGAGGTGACAAGACCGCAAAATCTCTGGTCACCTTATCGTTTAACTGTTTCATACTTTTGTGTACGATCTTTGCCATCAATATGGGGCTGAATCCGCTGATATCCACAGTGATCTCCTGTGTTGTCATCAGTCTCATCACCCTTTTTTACCAAAACGATATCAACATCAAAACAAAAGTGGCGTTTATCTCTGTCCTCATTGTGATTGCCATTCTTTTTCTGTTGATATTTAAAATTGTTTCCATGTCCAATATTCAGGGTTTCCCTCAGGATCAGCTTTCCATTCAGGATTCCAACGGCTATTCCCGCAACATCAGCAGAAATATGATGTATATTCAGATCTCCGTTATTCTGATGGTCTTTATCGGTGCGATCATTGATACGGCCCTTGCCGTGGCTTCCGCCCTTTATGAAATCCATCTGAACAATCCGGATCTGTCAAAGGAAAAGATTTTTGAATCCGGTATTCATATCGGAAGAGATATATTGAGTTCTACCGTTCATACGCTGTTCTTCATATACATTGCCGAGTACCTGACCTTATTCATACAATTTGTAGACGACTCTACCTTTGTACAAATGATAAATTCCAAGGAGTTCTGTCAGGAATTTATATCGATTGCACTGAGCGGTGTAGGCTGTGTTCTGATTATTCCTATTACTGCTTTTCTGGGTTCATGGTTCTATAAAAGGCATAAAATTGCGCCGGTTGAATCAGAACTTAATAATTAA
- the dltD gene encoding D-alanyl-lipoteichoic acid biosynthesis protein DltD — protein sequence MSKIKAFVMALLLFSFTVYGLHIYSVQAIALDNNAFSTWPNKAKFNSPEAIRANLNKHSIVVFGSSEFEHGQKTIYHPKAMFRDFEFNPMLIGAGYYQCLEHAITLAAVGDSVETKKVVLLLSPSWFRKEGVIDTAFASRFSEGSYIEMLQNGNLSPETKRYIENRTNHLLQVDPATLKRVHIYDRVLTEDKNSLMDGVSYRVYENYLREKDRQSVILQAKLFHLESDQNKGNEDKEIDWSAYMNRAEAQGEKENQNPFYMSPKGFTRAEYKLHGRAVPEKRKVRNCYTVSPEYDDFKCFLDICRQLHIEPLVVALPVNGYYYDYTGFPADTRTKYYENIRALTKEYGVQLIDLSNEEFTKYFFEDGIHLGGKGWVTVNEALYNFYDENKKQPEM from the coding sequence GTGAGCAAGATAAAAGCTTTTGTGATGGCACTTCTGCTGTTTTCCTTTACTGTGTATGGATTGCATATATACAGCGTTCAGGCAATAGCACTGGATAACAATGCCTTCAGCACATGGCCCAATAAAGCAAAATTTAATTCGCCGGAGGCCATCCGAGCCAATTTAAATAAGCATTCCATAGTGGTTTTCGGGTCTTCGGAGTTTGAACACGGACAAAAAACCATCTATCATCCTAAGGCGATGTTCAGGGATTTTGAGTTTAATCCCATGCTGATCGGAGCAGGATATTATCAGTGTTTAGAACATGCTATTACTCTGGCGGCCGTTGGGGACAGCGTGGAGACCAAGAAGGTCGTACTACTGCTGTCCCCTTCCTGGTTCAGAAAAGAAGGAGTGATAGACACGGCTTTTGCCTCCCGATTCTCCGAAGGCAGTTACATTGAAATGCTCCAAAACGGTAATCTGTCACCGGAAACGAAGCGATACATTGAAAACAGAACAAACCACCTGCTTCAAGTGGATCCAGCTACACTGAAACGGGTTCATATATATGACCGGGTTCTCACGGAGGATAAGAATTCCTTAATGGATGGGGTGAGCTACCGCGTCTATGAAAATTATTTGAGGGAAAAAGACCGGCAGAGCGTAATCCTGCAGGCGAAGCTCTTTCATTTGGAATCCGATCAAAATAAAGGAAATGAAGATAAAGAGATTGACTGGAGTGCCTATATGAACCGGGCAGAAGCACAAGGAGAAAAGGAAAATCAAAATCCGTTCTATATGAGCCCTAAAGGATTTACAAGGGCAGAGTATAAGCTGCACGGCAGAGCTGTCCCGGAGAAGAGAAAGGTAAGAAACTGCTATACTGTTTCTCCCGAATACGATGATTTCAAATGCTTCTTGGATATTTGCAGGCAGCTTCACATAGAACCTTTGGTCGTGGCTCTCCCTGTCAATGGATATTATTACGATTATACAGGATTTCCCGCTGACACCAGAACAAAATATTATGAGAATATAAGAGCCCTCACAAAGGAATATGGGGTTCAGCTGATAGATTTGTCAAATGAAGAATTTACAAAGTATTTTTTCGAGGATGGCATACACCTTGGAGGAAAGGGATGGGTTACGGTCAATGAAGCACTTTACAACTTTTATGATGAAAATAAAAAGCAGCCGGAAATGTAG
- the dltC gene encoding D-alanine--poly(phosphoribitol) ligase subunit DltC: protein MKEKILNMLAEICEDDIVKENLEIDLLKTDLLDSLGFAELLALVEEEFGIVLSPSEFQREDLSTPAKIIGIIQARG from the coding sequence ATGAAAGAAAAAATTTTGAATATGTTAGCAGAAATATGTGAGGATGATATCGTAAAAGAAAATCTGGAGATCGATTTATTGAAGACAGACTTGCTGGATTCTTTAGGGTTTGCAGAGCTGCTGGCTCTGGTAGAGGAGGAATTTGGCATTGTGCTGTCCCCTTCTGAATTTCAGAGAGAAGACTTGAGCACACCGGCGAAAATCATTGGGATCATTCAGGCAAGAGGATAG
- the dltB gene encoding D-alanyl-lipoteichoic acid biosynthesis protein DltB: MTLYGGYLFYICLIFALLPAIALGVLQKPLRFYTLGISIGFICMVLADDIQQFLCFIGFFLAELALIKGYQRIRIRYGRNEKLYYGAVLLSILPLVLNKCSPIFDWNIMGILGISYLTFRTVQMIIEMYDGIITEVPVLEYSGFILFFPALSCGPIDRSRRFHEDWVKVYGREEYLEMAGTGIYKILLGLIYKLILAVQFYKWMGFFDGSQWYCAIGYAYLYGFYLFFDFAGYSLMAVGTSYILGIRTPDNFRKPFAAKDMRDFWDRWHITLSYWFRDFIFSRFIMKCVKKKWFHTRLQRASAGFMVNMFIMGMWHGLTPSYLLYGLYHGMLLALTEIYQKKSSFYKKNKDKRAYKLASWFVTLQLVMFGFLIFSGRLLELLNVGGH, translated from the coding sequence GTGACGCTGTATGGAGGCTATCTGTTCTATATCTGCCTGATCTTTGCCCTGCTTCCGGCAATCGCTCTTGGCGTTCTGCAAAAACCCCTAAGATTTTATACCTTAGGTATATCCATAGGCTTTATTTGTATGGTCTTAGCAGACGACATTCAGCAATTTTTATGCTTTATCGGATTCTTTTTAGCTGAATTAGCCCTTATAAAAGGATACCAACGCATAAGAATACGATACGGGCGTAATGAAAAGCTTTATTACGGTGCCGTACTGCTGAGTATATTGCCGCTTGTTTTAAATAAATGTTCTCCAATTTTTGATTGGAATATCATGGGGATCTTGGGCATTTCCTATTTGACCTTCCGAACGGTGCAAATGATCATAGAGATGTATGACGGCATTATTACGGAGGTGCCTGTCTTGGAATATTCGGGGTTTATCCTGTTTTTCCCGGCGTTGAGCTGCGGGCCTATCGACAGGAGCAGGCGATTTCACGAGGACTGGGTCAAGGTCTATGGCCGGGAAGAATATTTGGAAATGGCCGGAACCGGTATTTATAAAATTTTACTTGGTCTGATCTACAAATTGATACTGGCCGTACAATTTTATAAATGGATGGGTTTCTTTGATGGGAGTCAGTGGTACTGCGCAATCGGGTACGCCTATTTGTATGGCTTTTACCTGTTCTTTGATTTTGCGGGATACAGTTTAATGGCTGTGGGAACCAGCTATATTTTGGGCATACGGACGCCGGATAATTTTAGAAAGCCCTTTGCGGCAAAGGATATGAGAGATTTTTGGGATCGCTGGCATATCACATTATCCTATTGGTTCAGAGATTTTATCTTTTCCCGTTTTATCATGAAATGTGTAAAGAAAAAATGGTTTCATACCAGACTGCAAAGAGCGTCCGCAGGCTTTATGGTAAACATGTTCATTATGGGTATGTGGCATGGGCTTACGCCGTCTTACCTGCTGTACGGTCTTTATCACGGAATGCTGCTGGCATTGACGGAGATCTATCAGAAAAAATCATCATTCTATAAGAAAAATAAAGATAAAAGGGCTTACAAGTTGGCGTCTTGGTTTGTAACGCTGCAGCTTGTGATGTTTGGATTTTTGATCTTCTCAGGGAGATTATTGGAACTATTAAATGTAGGGGGACACTAA
- the dltA gene encoding D-alanine--poly(phosphoribitol) ligase subunit DltA has product MNILEQVKQYACTKPLAKAMISDGEEITYQQLDLFSDYLAAYLDQTCGENRDPIVVYGHKSVYMLVCMLACVKSGRAYCPIDVSVPELRTRQILNRIGAPVILATEELNGDFQQVIKKEEIKRIIALQSESISPEKWVKDQQVFYIIFTSGSTGEPKGVQITADCLNHYLEWSVTLGSEQREKTGKRFLNQAPFSFDLSVMDVYTCLAGGGTLWALSREVQQDYKRLMQALGSSQVSIWVSTPSFAEICLSDKQFGEHLMPELELFLFCGETLTKAAAAKLRERFPRAQIINTYGPTESTVAVTGTVITQKDQAADRSLPVGRVKPGTFIEIRDEEGGLLKDGEKGEIIILGNTVSSGYYKSPELNQKFFFEAERNGQKVRGYHTGDEGYLRDGMLYYCGRLDLQIKLHGYRIEVEDIEKNLLKLKEIDKAVVLPNVKEGKTKSLSAYVIYRGKITEPFDTALILKKKLKEFLPDYMIPKKFIFVEEFPLTGNGKIDRKLLGRLAK; this is encoded by the coding sequence ATGAATATACTTGAACAGGTAAAACAGTACGCATGCACAAAACCTCTTGCAAAGGCCATGATTTCAGACGGGGAAGAAATCACGTATCAGCAGCTCGATCTGTTCTCCGATTATCTGGCAGCTTATTTAGATCAGACTTGCGGGGAGAACAGGGATCCGATCGTTGTCTACGGACATAAATCGGTGTATATGCTTGTCTGTATGCTGGCTTGTGTAAAATCAGGCAGGGCTTACTGCCCGATCGATGTATCAGTTCCGGAGCTGCGTACACGGCAGATACTGAACCGGATTGGTGCTCCTGTGATACTGGCTACGGAAGAGCTGAACGGGGATTTCCAACAGGTCATTAAAAAAGAGGAAATCAAGAGGATTATTGCGTTGCAGTCGGAGAGCATTTCACCGGAAAAATGGGTGAAGGATCAACAAGTCTTTTATATTATTTTTACTTCCGGCAGTACGGGCGAGCCGAAAGGGGTACAGATTACGGCGGATTGTTTGAACCACTATCTGGAATGGTCTGTTACGCTTGGCAGTGAGCAGAGGGAGAAGACTGGAAAGCGTTTTCTGAATCAGGCTCCCTTTTCCTTTGATCTATCCGTCATGGATGTATATACCTGTCTGGCCGGCGGAGGAACCCTGTGGGCCTTGTCCAGAGAGGTGCAGCAGGACTATAAAAGGCTAATGCAAGCGTTAGGAAGTTCGCAGGTGAGCATATGGGTCTCTACGCCTTCCTTTGCGGAAATCTGCCTGTCTGACAAACAGTTCGGCGAACATCTGATGCCCGAACTGGAACTTTTTTTATTTTGCGGAGAAACCTTAACGAAAGCTGCGGCCGCAAAGCTTAGGGAGAGGTTCCCTCGTGCTCAGATCATCAATACATATGGGCCGACGGAGTCAACGGTTGCAGTTACCGGCACCGTCATCACCCAGAAGGATCAGGCGGCGGACCGTTCCCTTCCTGTGGGAAGAGTAAAACCCGGAACTTTTATCGAGATCAGAGATGAAGAGGGGGGGCTGCTGAAAGATGGAGAAAAGGGTGAAATTATTATTCTTGGAAATACGGTAAGCTCCGGATATTACAAATCACCGGAGCTGAATCAGAAGTTCTTTTTTGAAGCTGAAAGAAACGGGCAGAAGGTAAGGGGATACCATACGGGAGATGAGGGATATCTAAGGGACGGAATGCTCTATTATTGCGGCAGGCTGGACTTACAGATCAAGCTGCACGGCTATCGGATCGAGGTGGAAGATATTGAAAAGAATCTTCTAAAGCTAAAAGAGATTGATAAAGCGGTGGTCCTGCCCAACGTAAAAGAAGGAAAAACAAAGAGCTTATCTGCTTATGTGATATACCGAGGAAAAATAACGGAACCGTTTGATACGGCTCTCATTTTAAAGAAAAAACTGAAAGAATTTCTTCCGGATTATATGATTCCTAAAAAGTTTATTTTTGTAGAAGAATTTCCTCTTACCGGTAATGGTAAGATAGACAGGAAGCTCTTGGGGAGGTTGGCAAAGTGA
- a CDS encoding cysteine hydrolase family protein, with protein MKPNPKYVSYYYETMTEWPDLVVDPKKTALLIVDMQKEFVSREIGESITFKEMGEWERWLPFHDRLDDIVIPNNVKLLEYFRSKELAVTFGRIACLRPDGEDRTPVQKTDGWNGIFLYVNTEEADMINELKPLPSEIVVNKTTDSVVAGTNYSRLIRNMGIDTVVVTGIVTDQCVAGTVRGLADDGFKVICVEDACAASCMELHDAELKIMNNLYCNVLSTEETIAVLEGKLK; from the coding sequence ATGAAACCTAATCCTAAATATGTATCTTATTATTATGAAACCATGACGGAATGGCCGGATCTCGTAGTTGATCCTAAAAAAACGGCTCTCTTGATCGTAGATATGCAGAAAGAATTTGTTTCAAGGGAAATCGGCGAATCCATTACCTTTAAAGAAATGGGTGAATGGGAAAGATGGCTGCCGTTCCATGACCGACTGGATGACATAGTTATTCCCAACAATGTTAAATTATTGGAATATTTCAGATCGAAGGAGCTGGCCGTTACCTTTGGGCGTATTGCCTGCCTGAGACCGGACGGAGAGGATCGCACACCCGTACAGAAAACCGACGGCTGGAATGGAATTTTTCTCTATGTGAACACGGAAGAAGCCGACATGATTAATGAATTGAAACCGCTGCCAAGCGAAATCGTAGTAAATAAAACTACAGACAGCGTGGTAGCCGGGACAAACTATTCCAGACTGATTCGGAATATGGGAATTGATACCGTAGTAGTGACCGGTATTGTTACGGATCAGTGCGTCGCAGGAACGGTAAGAGGCCTTGCCGATGACGGATTTAAGGTCATCTGTGTGGAAGATGCCTGTGCCGCCTCTTGCATGGAGCTTCACGATGCGGAGCTTAAAATTATGAATAATTTATATTGCAATGTATTGAGCACAGAAGAAACGATTGCTGTTTTAGAAGGGAAATTGAAATAG